The Fusarium falciforme chromosome 7, complete sequence genome window below encodes:
- a CDS encoding NmrA family protein, whose amino-acid sequence MSAFVKKIPRNILIFGAAAHIGRPLAQYLTDNAPSIQLHLATSNPGKREQLHSSFPRACVVQADYNDVSSLAAALQGIEGVFVITPAGIPEAPAMTNLVTALKAANSVVHIIRVMGVFSEFNPTRIPKTLGLGNLPFEHPAAKRILDESGLPVTSINSGASFIDNLWLQIGPVKEKKTLIWPEHRVPFIDPRDIAEVAARLFLSDNAKHIGAFHTMNNGQDWLTFEELSGILSEVLGEPIAYDGSYEAFSGYYGPKLGPKVDVLWAFFKFEEANEVNWALNNFVERTLGRKPVSVRDWLLEHKDALLKETKRPGWADRDIVPT is encoded by the coding sequence ATGTCTGCTTTTGTGAAGAAGATACCTCGGAACATTCTTATTTTTGGGGCAGCTGCTCATATCGGCCGGCCTCTCGCGCAATACCTCACCGACAATGCACCTTCGATTCAACTCCACCTCGCGACAAGCAACCCCGGGAAACGGGAACAACTTCACAGCTCTTTCCCCCGAGCCTGTGTCGTCCAGGCTGATTACAACGACGTGTCTTCTCTGGCCGCCGCTCTTCAAGGCATCGAGGGCGTCTTCGTAATCACCCCGGCTGGCATTCCGGAAGCGCCAGCAATGACCAATCTTGTGACTGCCTTGAAGGCGGCGAACAGTGTGGTCCACATTATCCGAGTCATGGGTGTGTTCTCAGAGTTTAACCCTACTCGCATTCCCAAGACTCTTGGTCTAGGGAACCTGCCTTTCGAGCATCCTGCCGCGAAGCGCATTCTCGACGAGAGCGGGCTTCCGGTTACATCCATCAACTCCGGTGCTTCTTTTATCGACAATCTTTGGTTACAAATTGGACccgtcaaggagaagaagaccttGATCTGGCCAGAACATCGGGTCCCATTTATAGACCCGCGCGACATTGCTGAAGTTGCAGCGAGACTATTCCTCTCGGATAACGCCAAGCACATTGGCGCTTTCCATACTATGAACAATGGCCAAGATTGGTTGACCTTTGAGGAGCTTTCCGGCATCCTGAGTGAGGTGCTGGGGGAGCCTATCGCATATGATGGAAGTTACGAAGCGTTTTCTGGGTATTACGGGCCGAAACTAGGGCCAAAGGTGGATGTGCTCTGGGCATTCTTCAAATTTGAAGAAGCCAACGAGGTCAACTGGGCTCTCAACAACTTTGTCGAGAGAACTCTTGGTCGAAAGCCCGTGAGCGTCAGAGACTGGTTGTTGGAACACAAGGACGCTCTCCTGAAAGAAACCAAGCGTCCTGGTTGGGCCGACCGTGACATTGTGCCGACGTAA
- a CDS encoding M20-dimer domain-containing protein, producing MILDEGTGGISPLQDGTRYAPVGVLEKGHVDVTFDLAVRGGHSSTPPSHSGIGIAAEIVAALEAHDYKPQISTDNPVYGRLVCQMQYSPESDPELFRHVRSGDLDKLAAELSLKDAFSRYSITSSVAVTIIQGGLKINALTEAVMLGANFRVAPHNSIAQIQQDILDDIKPIVEKYGLAVTAYEGDGAYQVPPTAPSGVGNNGTLTLTATEKFPVTPQAPAHGAAWDALAGTIRYSFASKDGVVVPFGDVMMGNTDTRHYLDLSPNIYRWLPLLPGDMVDYHAVNERVRMMANVKMAEFYYGLIRNFGRTDI from the exons ATGATCCTCGACGAGGGCACCGGTGGGATATCGCCCTTGCAAGATGGTACCCGGTATGCACCAGTGGGGGTCTTGGAAAAGGGCCACGTTGATGTCACGTTTGACCTCGCGGTTCGCGGCGGCCACAGTTCCACACCACCCTCCCACAGCGGCATCGGCATCGCGGCCGAGATAGTTGCGGCCCTCGAAGCCCACGACTATAAGCCTCAAATCAGCACTGATAACCCCGTGTATGGCCGCCTGGTCTGCCAGATGCAGTACTCCCCCGAGTCGGATCCCGAGCTGTTCCGGCATGTGAGGAGCGGCGACCTGGACAAACTCGCGGCGGAGCTATCGTTGAAAGATGCGTTTTCCCGCTACTCCATCACTAGCTCAGTCGCCGTGACCATCATCCAGGGCGGGCTAAAGATCAATGCGTTAACTGAGGCTGTCATGCTCGGGGCCAACTTTCGGGTGGCTCCCCACAACAGCATTGCCCAGATTCAGCAGGATATCCTCGATGATATCAAGCCTATAGTTGAAAAGTATGGGCTTGCCGTCACCGCGTATGAGGGTGATGGAGCGTATCAAGTGCCTCCGACGGCGCCGTCAGGGGTTGGCAATAACGGGACATTAACCTTAACAGCCACGGAGAAGTTTCCCGTTACTCCCCAAGCACCAGCACATGGTGCTGCTTGGGATGCACTGGCAGGAACCATTCGTTACTCCTTCGCCAGCAAGGATGGCGTCGTTGTACCTTTCGGCGATGTTATGATGGGAAACACAGACACGCGGCACTATCTAG ATCTCTCGCCCAACATCTATCGTTGGCTGCCACTGCTTCCAGGAGACATGGTCGATTACCACGCAGTCAATGAGCGCGTCCGAATGATGGCTAATGtgaagatggccgagtttTACTATGGTCTCATCCGCAACTTCGGGCGCACAGATATCTAA
- a CDS encoding Abhydrolase-3 domain-containing protein, with translation MPNPKSFRAVYKTVGNQEIDVDIYLPGPSGNKSKTGCPVLLNFHGGAFMLGSSKMVNKDQIQDCIDRGWIVLAPNHRLCPQVNILEGPIQDSRDLLEWIYAGELQRAISPFTETPYLADLDHVFAFGTSAGGTLALCLGFGVPRPVAGIYDMYGPCVFHDPSWKEKLPHIALSLPEFPPGFIDQVFGEDPVPIEGGLSLEGQRKSGPDFTNPRQAYVSTQLANGTVLDAVYPSGNWDEVDPVKNLGPLFPPTFIAHGAEDRLVPPRISQALFSALSQNGVKCDLRIIPAEDHIFPGTMKVGSQTWDLQREGFDFLESLIQRRKAL, from the exons ATGCCAAACCCCAAGTCCTTCCGAGCGGTCTACAAGACTGTAGGAAATCAGGAGATTGATGTTGATATCTACTTGCCCGGCCCATCAGGTAACAAGAGCAAAACAGGATGCCCAGTTC TTCTCAATTTTCACGGCGGAGCTTTCATGCTTGGGTCTTCCAAGATGGTCAACAAAGATCAGATTCAAGATTGTATCGACCGAGGATGGATCGTCCTGGCACCAAACCATCGCCTATGCCCCCAGGTAAACATTCTGGAGGGGCCAATTCAAGACAGTCGAGATCTGCTTGAGTGGATATACGCCGGCGAGCTTCAGCGGGCCATTTCGCCCTTTACTGAGACTCCTTACTTGGCTGATCTTGACCATGTGTTTGCATTCGGCACATCGGCCGGTGGAACCTTGGCTCTTTGCTTG GGATTTGGGGTTCCTCGACCAGTGGCTGGCATATACGATATGTATGGACCTTGCGTCTTCCATGATCCTTCATGGAAAGAGAAACTTCCACATATTGCTCTCAGCCTGCCTGAGTTTCCCCCAGGATTTATCGACCAAGTTTTCGGCGAAGATCCTGTTCCGATTGAGGGAGGACTCTCGCTGGAAGGTCAACGTAAGAGCGGTCCCGACTTCACCAACCCACGGCAAGCATACGTATCTACGCAATTAGCAAACGGGACCGTGTTGGATGCAGTATACCCATCAGGAAATTGGGATGAGGTTGACCCTGTCAAGAACCTCGGCCCTCTGTTCCCACCTACTTTCATTGCACATGGTGCAGAGGATAGACTGGTCCCACCCCGCATCAGCCAGGCGTTATTCTCAGCCCTTTCTCAGAATGGAGTCAAGTGTGACTTGCGCATTATCCCTGCAGAGGATCATATATTCCCTGGTACGATGAAGGTAGGGTCCCAGACGTGGGATCTTCAGCGGGAGGGATTTGACTTTTTAGAAAGTCTCATTCAACGTCGCAAGGCACTGTAG